A section of the Mycolicibacterium anyangense genome encodes:
- a CDS encoding MlaE family ABC transporter permease, producing the protein MSTSAVLRSRYPRAYSSATKWASAPGRFAENVGKVAWFTVTAVGQIPHALRYYRRATLRLIAEIGMGTGAMAVIGGTIAIVGFVTLSGGSLIAIQGYASLGNIGVEAFTGFVAALVNVRVVAPLVSGHALAATVGAGATAELGAMRIAEEIDALEVMGIKSISYLVSTRILAGIVVIIPLYAMALLLSFLAAQLTTTVFYGQSTGTYDHYFRTFLRPDDVFWSFVVAIIIAVFVMINHCYFGYNASGGPVGVGEAVGVSMRASLVAVATVVLLASLALYGTNPNFNLTV; encoded by the coding sequence ATGAGTACATCGGCAGTGCTGCGCAGCCGCTACCCCCGCGCATACAGCTCCGCCACCAAATGGGCCTCGGCACCCGGGCGGTTCGCCGAAAACGTCGGCAAGGTCGCGTGGTTCACCGTGACCGCGGTCGGCCAGATCCCGCATGCGCTGCGCTACTACCGGCGCGCCACCCTGCGGCTGATCGCCGAGATCGGCATGGGCACCGGCGCCATGGCGGTGATCGGCGGCACCATCGCCATCGTCGGATTCGTCACCCTCTCGGGCGGCTCCCTCATCGCCATCCAGGGTTATGCATCGCTGGGCAACATCGGTGTCGAGGCGTTCACCGGCTTCGTGGCCGCGCTGGTCAACGTCCGCGTGGTCGCGCCCCTGGTGTCGGGCCACGCGCTGGCGGCCACGGTCGGCGCCGGCGCCACCGCCGAACTGGGCGCCATGCGCATCGCCGAGGAGATCGACGCCCTCGAGGTGATGGGCATCAAGTCGATCAGCTACCTGGTGTCGACGCGCATCCTGGCCGGCATCGTGGTGATCATCCCGCTGTACGCCATGGCGCTGCTGCTGTCGTTCCTGGCCGCACAATTGACCACGACCGTGTTCTACGGCCAGTCCACCGGTACCTACGACCACTACTTCCGCACGTTCCTGCGGCCGGACGACGTGTTCTGGTCGTTCGTGGTGGCCATCATCATCGCGGTGTTCGTGATGATCAACCACTGCTACTTCGGCTACAACGCCAGCGGCGGTCCGGTGGGTGTCGGTGAGGCCGTGGGTGTTTCGATGCGGGCCTCCCTGGTCGCGGTGGCGACCGTCGTCCTGTTGGCCTCGTTGGCGCTCTACGGCACCAACCCGAACTTCAACCTGACGGTGTAG
- a CDS encoding MCE family protein, which produces MPSHPLNDSRRPPIKLAGIVFLVIAALLAALIYAQFRGKLTPKTELTMISDRAGLVMDPGSKVTYNGVEVGRVTSISAVNENGEQRAKLNLEVQPRFVKLIPANVDAQIKASTVFGNKYVAFTSPKDPSKARISSSDVIDVTHVTTEFNTLFETLTSISEKVDPVKLNLTLSAAAESLNGLGTKFGQSILAGNAILDDINPQMPQIRSNIRQLANLADVYTKASPDFWNFLDNSVTTARSLNQQQGDLDAALLAATGFGNTGGDVFERGAPYFVRGQADLVPTTTVLDKYSPQLYCQIRNEALALPLALDSFGGNGYSLNTVTEFLGAPNPYVYPDNLPRVNGHGGPGGAPGCWQEVNRNFWPAPYLVVDDGASLAPYNHFELGQPILTEYVWGRQVGENTINP; this is translated from the coding sequence ATGCCGTCACATCCGTTGAACGATTCGCGCCGCCCCCCGATCAAGCTCGCGGGGATCGTCTTCCTCGTCATCGCCGCGCTGCTGGCCGCGCTGATCTACGCGCAGTTCCGCGGCAAGCTGACCCCCAAGACAGAACTGACGATGATCTCCGACCGGGCCGGTCTGGTGATGGATCCCGGGTCGAAGGTCACCTACAACGGGGTGGAGGTCGGCCGGGTCACCTCGATCTCGGCCGTCAACGAGAACGGCGAGCAGCGGGCCAAGCTGAACCTCGAGGTACAGCCCCGGTTCGTCAAGCTGATCCCGGCCAATGTCGATGCCCAGATCAAGGCCAGCACGGTGTTCGGCAACAAGTACGTGGCCTTCACCAGTCCGAAAGACCCGAGCAAGGCCCGCATCTCGAGCTCCGACGTCATCGACGTCACCCACGTGACCACCGAGTTCAACACCTTGTTCGAAACGCTGACCTCGATTTCGGAGAAGGTCGATCCAGTCAAGCTGAACCTCACCCTCAGTGCTGCGGCCGAGTCGCTCAACGGTCTGGGCACCAAGTTCGGCCAGTCGATCCTGGCCGGCAATGCGATCCTCGACGACATCAACCCGCAGATGCCGCAGATCCGTTCCAACATCCGGCAATTGGCGAATCTGGCCGACGTCTACACCAAGGCAAGCCCGGACTTCTGGAACTTCCTGGACAACTCGGTGACCACCGCCCGCAGCCTCAACCAGCAGCAGGGCGATCTCGACGCCGCGCTGCTGGCGGCGACCGGGTTCGGTAACACCGGCGGCGACGTATTCGAGCGTGGTGCACCGTATTTCGTCCGTGGCCAAGCCGACCTGGTACCCACCACCACGGTGCTCGACAAGTACAGCCCGCAGCTGTACTGCCAGATCCGCAATGAGGCTCTCGCGCTGCCGTTGGCCCTGGATTCCTTTGGCGGCAACGGGTATTCACTCAACACCGTCACCGAGTTCCTCGGCGCACCGAACCCGTACGTGTACCCCGACAACCTGCCGCGGGTCAACGGGCACGGCGGTCCGGGCGGTGCACCCGGCTGCTGGCAAGAGGTGAACCGTAACTTCTGGCCTGCGCCGTACCTGGTTGTCGACGACGGCGCCTCGCTGGCCCCGTACAACCACTTCGAGTTGGGTCAGCCGATCCTCACCGAGTACGTCTGGGGACGCCAAGTCGGGGAGAACACGATCAACCCATGA
- a CDS encoding virulence factor Mce family protein: MKITGTAVKLAAFSFVLLLFTAIIVVVFGQFRFDRTTPYTAEFTNASGLRDGEFVRAGGVEVGKVSNIKLVDGGRRVLVTLNVDRTLPLYQSTTAQIRYQDLIGNRYVNLERGTGEGADRVLPAGGFIPVSRTQPALDLDALIGGFKPLFKALDPEKVNTIASSLVTVFQGQGGTINDILDQTAQLTSALADRDQAIGDVINNLNTVLATTVKHEKEFDQTVNNLEVLITGLKNRSDPLANSIADISNASGTLGDLLADDRPLLKDTIAKIETVQQPLVDDQAKLDDLLTKLPEAIKIIGRAGGIYGDFFNFYLCDINLKLNGLQPGGPVRTVKITQQPTGRCTPQ, from the coding sequence ATGAAAATCACCGGCACCGCAGTCAAACTCGCAGCATTCTCGTTCGTGCTGCTGCTGTTCACCGCGATCATCGTGGTGGTTTTCGGGCAGTTCCGGTTCGACCGGACCACGCCGTACACCGCGGAGTTCACCAATGCCAGCGGTCTGCGCGACGGTGAGTTCGTCCGCGCCGGCGGCGTCGAGGTGGGCAAGGTCTCCAACATCAAGCTGGTCGACGGTGGCCGCCGGGTCCTGGTCACCCTCAACGTGGACCGGACGCTGCCGCTGTACCAGTCCACCACCGCCCAGATCCGCTACCAGGACCTGATCGGCAACCGCTACGTCAACCTCGAGCGCGGCACCGGCGAAGGGGCCGACCGCGTGCTGCCGGCCGGCGGGTTCATCCCGGTCTCGCGCACCCAACCGGCCCTGGACCTCGATGCGTTGATCGGTGGCTTCAAGCCGCTCTTCAAGGCGCTGGATCCGGAGAAGGTGAACACCATCGCGTCGTCGTTGGTCACCGTCTTCCAGGGCCAGGGCGGCACCATCAACGACATCCTGGACCAGACCGCCCAGTTGACCTCGGCGCTGGCCGACCGGGACCAGGCGATCGGCGACGTCATCAACAACCTGAACACGGTGCTGGCCACGACCGTCAAGCACGAGAAGGAATTCGACCAGACGGTCAACAACCTGGAGGTGCTGATCACCGGGCTGAAGAACCGGTCCGATCCGCTGGCCAACTCCATCGCCGACATCAGCAATGCCTCGGGAACGCTAGGCGATCTGCTCGCCGACGACCGTCCGCTGCTCAAGGACACCATCGCCAAGATCGAGACCGTGCAGCAGCCGCTGGTCGACGACCAGGCCAAGCTGGACGATCTGCTCACCAAGCTGCCGGAGGCGATCAAGATCATCGGCCGCGCCGGCGGTATCTACGGTGACTTCTTCAACTTCTACCTGTGCGACATCAACCTCAAGCTCAACGGCCTGCAACCGGGCGGCCCGGTACGCACCGTGAAGATCACCCAGCAGCCGACGGGTAGGTGCACCCCGCAATGA
- a CDS encoding MCE family protein — MRTLETPNRIKNGLAGILIVVLVVGVGQSFASIPQLFAQPTYYGQFTDSAGINPGDKVRIAGMEVGSVKSLAIEGDHVLVGFSLGNMQIGTDSRMAIRTETILGKRAIEVEPRGDKVLKPRGVLPVGQTTTPYQIYDAVFDVTKAAQGWDLQTVKQSLNVLSETIDQTYPHLSAALDGVARFSDTIGKRDEQFKQLLANANKVAAVLGNRSEQINRLAVNAQSLLAAVNERGRAIDYLLTNISKISQQFTGFVNDNPNLNHVLTQLDTISTQLAKHKNDLADVFITAAKFMGALAEAIGSGPYFKVLVVNLVPYQILQPWVDAAFKKRGIDPEEFWRNAGLPAFRFPDPNGQRQPNGAPPPAPTPLEGTPDHPGPAVGPGSPCSYTPPPDGIPTTGNPLPCAGLTQGPFGGPGYPSADVPISAPNPAAGYSPGVPSAAFPGELSPALQGVPAAPLAPGPPGARTVPVSPTPGPATDIPGYAPPPNALVGPIPPPGPGPQVPPVGDLAPVDQGGGA, encoded by the coding sequence ATGAGGACGCTAGAGACACCGAACCGGATCAAGAACGGCCTGGCCGGCATCCTGATCGTGGTGCTGGTGGTCGGAGTCGGTCAGAGCTTCGCCAGCATCCCGCAGTTGTTCGCGCAGCCGACCTACTACGGCCAGTTCACCGACTCGGCCGGGATCAACCCCGGCGACAAGGTGCGGATCGCCGGTATGGAAGTCGGCTCCGTCAAGTCGTTGGCCATCGAAGGCGATCACGTGTTGGTCGGATTCTCGTTGGGCAACATGCAGATCGGGACGGACAGCAGGATGGCCATCCGCACCGAGACGATCCTGGGTAAGCGGGCCATCGAGGTCGAACCGCGCGGCGACAAGGTCCTCAAGCCGCGCGGTGTCCTGCCGGTGGGCCAGACCACCACGCCCTACCAGATCTACGACGCGGTCTTCGACGTCACCAAGGCCGCCCAGGGCTGGGATCTGCAGACCGTCAAGCAGTCGCTGAACGTGTTGTCGGAGACCATCGATCAGACCTATCCGCATCTGAGTGCCGCACTCGACGGGGTGGCCCGCTTCTCCGACACCATCGGCAAGCGCGACGAGCAGTTCAAGCAGCTGCTGGCCAACGCCAACAAGGTGGCCGCCGTACTCGGCAACCGCAGCGAGCAGATCAACCGTCTGGCTGTCAACGCTCAGAGCCTGCTGGCCGCGGTCAACGAGCGTGGTCGCGCCATCGACTATCTGCTGACCAACATCTCGAAGATCTCGCAGCAGTTCACCGGGTTCGTCAACGACAACCCGAACCTGAATCATGTTCTGACACAGCTGGATACGATCAGCACCCAGCTGGCCAAGCACAAGAACGACCTGGCCGACGTGTTCATCACCGCGGCCAAGTTCATGGGTGCGCTGGCCGAAGCCATCGGTTCGGGGCCCTACTTCAAGGTTCTGGTGGTCAACCTGGTGCCCTACCAGATCCTGCAGCCGTGGGTGGACGCCGCATTCAAGAAGCGGGGCATCGATCCCGAGGAGTTCTGGCGCAACGCGGGTCTGCCGGCCTTCCGGTTCCCCGACCCCAACGGCCAGCGTCAACCCAACGGCGCACCGCCGCCGGCGCCGACCCCGCTGGAGGGCACCCCCGACCATCCGGGCCCCGCGGTCGGCCCTGGTTCGCCGTGCTCGTACACCCCACCTCCGGACGGCATCCCGACCACCGGCAACCCGCTGCCATGCGCCGGCCTGACCCAGGGACCGTTCGGCGGACCGGGGTACCCGTCGGCCGACGTGCCGATCTCGGCACCCAACCCCGCCGCGGGGTACAGCCCGGGCGTTCCAAGTGCTGCCTTCCCTGGCGAGCTCTCGCCGGCCCTACAGGGCGTGCCCGCCGCGCCGCTGGCGCCGGGACCGCCGGGGGCGCGCACCGTGCCGGTGTCCCCGACACCGGGACCGGCGACCGATATTCCGGGATACGCCCCGCCGCCGAACGCGCTCGTCGGCCCGATCCCGCCGCCGGGACCGGGTCCGCAGGTGCCGCCGGTCGGTGACCTGGCGCCCGTCGATCAGGGAGGGGGAGCCTAA
- a CDS encoding virulence factor Mce family protein has product MSTVFNVRNLGLPKMSRMSVIIGTLAVILGLVGALVGWQLYKKMTTNTVVAYFSEALALYPGDRIQIMGVKVGNIDKIEPAGDKMKVTFHYANKYKVPADATATILNPSLVASRVIQLAPAYTGGPVLADNAVIPIERTQVPVEWDDLRNQISELVTTLGPTKDQPKGPFGDALESFANGLEGKGEQINKTFRALSDAVTALNEGRGDFFAVLKSLALFVNALHKSDQQLVALNSDLATFTNSFTGSDQEVANAVRDINSLLTTARKFVNDNGSVLSKDINNLADTTNALMQPDARNGIETVLHVYPTLAANLQNIYHPTHGALVAIPTVASFANPMQFLCSAIQAGSRLGYQDSSEMCAQYLAPILDAIKFNFPPFGVNQFSTAETLPKYIAYSEPRLQPPPGYKDTTVPGIWSRDTLFSHGNHEAGWIVAPGMQGVDVQAFTANMLTPDSLAALMGGPDPTSIPPAGPPGGAPPNSYSEYNPLPPPWYPGAPPPPAPAPGVIPGPLPVSQQINGPAPGPAAPAPAGPALPAEMGGGQ; this is encoded by the coding sequence ATGTCGACAGTGTTCAACGTGCGCAACCTGGGCTTGCCGAAGATGTCCCGGATGTCGGTCATCATCGGAACCCTCGCGGTGATCCTCGGCCTGGTCGGGGCGTTGGTGGGCTGGCAGCTCTACAAGAAGATGACCACCAACACGGTGGTGGCGTACTTCTCCGAGGCGCTGGCGCTCTACCCGGGCGACCGCATCCAGATCATGGGCGTCAAGGTCGGCAACATCGACAAGATCGAGCCGGCCGGCGACAAGATGAAGGTCACCTTCCACTACGCGAACAAGTACAAGGTGCCCGCCGACGCCACCGCGACGATCCTGAACCCGAGCCTGGTGGCCTCGCGGGTGATCCAGCTGGCGCCGGCCTACACCGGCGGTCCGGTGCTCGCCGACAACGCGGTGATCCCCATCGAGCGCACCCAGGTGCCGGTGGAGTGGGACGACTTGCGCAACCAGATCTCCGAACTGGTAACCACTTTGGGCCCGACCAAGGACCAGCCCAAGGGCCCGTTCGGTGATGCACTCGAGTCCTTCGCCAACGGGCTGGAGGGCAAGGGCGAGCAGATCAACAAGACCTTCCGGGCGCTGTCCGACGCGGTGACCGCGTTGAACGAGGGCCGCGGTGACTTCTTCGCCGTCCTCAAGAGCCTGGCGCTGTTCGTCAATGCGCTGCACAAGAGCGACCAGCAGTTGGTGGCACTCAATTCCGATCTGGCCACGTTCACGAACTCGTTCACCGGCAGCGACCAGGAAGTGGCCAACGCGGTCCGCGACATCAACTCGTTGCTGACGACGGCCCGAAAGTTCGTCAACGACAACGGTTCTGTGCTGAGCAAGGACATCAACAACCTTGCCGACACCACCAACGCATTGATGCAGCCCGACGCCCGCAACGGCATCGAGACGGTGCTACACGTGTACCCGACGCTGGCGGCCAACCTGCAGAACATCTATCACCCGACGCATGGGGCCCTGGTCGCGATCCCGACGGTGGCCAGCTTCGCCAACCCGATGCAGTTCCTCTGCAGCGCGATCCAGGCGGGCAGCCGGTTGGGCTACCAGGATTCGTCGGAGATGTGCGCGCAGTACCTCGCGCCGATCCTCGACGCGATCAAGTTCAACTTTCCGCCGTTCGGTGTGAACCAGTTCTCGACAGCGGAGACGCTGCCGAAGTACATCGCCTACTCCGAGCCGCGGCTGCAGCCCCCGCCGGGGTACAAGGACACGACGGTGCCCGGTATCTGGTCGCGTGACACGCTGTTCTCGCACGGCAACCACGAGGCCGGCTGGATCGTGGCCCCCGGTATGCAGGGTGTCGACGTGCAGGCGTTCACCGCCAACATGCTTACCCCGGACTCGTTGGCGGCGTTGATGGGCGGACCCGACCCGACGTCGATCCCCCCTGCCGGCCCGCCCGGTGGCGCCCCGCCGAACTCCTACAGCGAGTACAACCCGCTGCCGCCGCCGTGGTACCCCGGTGCGCCGCCGCCACCGGCGCCTGCGCCGGGTGTCATCCCCGGACCGCTGCCGGTTTCGCAGCAGATCAACGGTCCCGCACCGGGTCCCGCGGCCCCGGCTCCGGCCGGCCCGGCGCTGCCCGCTGAGATGGGGGGCGGACAGTGA
- a CDS encoding virulence factor Mce family protein: protein MSSTRRYGWRALVLIVTALVLTSCGWRGIANVPLPGGPGSGKDKMTVYVQMPDTLALNVNSRVRVADVFVGSVKSIELKNWIPTLTLDLQPGVKLPANAIARIGQTSLLGTQHVELDTPPDPSPEPLRNGATIPLKNSQSFPTTERTLASIATVLRGGGIPNLEVIQTEVANILSGNADQIRDFLGKLDTFTQQLNAQREDLTRAIDSTNELLQIVASRNNTLDRVLTEFPPLIKYFADSRDKLTGAVEALGRFSNVTANTLSAARADLDTNLQMLQRPLKQLGKAGPYMLDALKLVITAPYPVDNIPKVIRGDYINTSATFDLTLSSIDNAFLTGTGVSGMLRALEQAWGRDPQTMIPDVRFTPHPNMAEGGPYVERGE, encoded by the coding sequence ATGAGTTCGACGCGCCGGTACGGTTGGCGCGCTCTGGTGCTGATCGTCACGGCACTGGTGCTGACGTCCTGCGGTTGGCGCGGTATCGCCAACGTGCCGCTGCCCGGTGGCCCCGGCAGCGGCAAAGACAAGATGACGGTCTACGTGCAGATGCCGGATACGTTGGCGCTCAACGTCAACAGCCGCGTCCGGGTGGCTGACGTCTTCGTCGGATCGGTGAAGTCGATCGAGCTGAAGAACTGGATCCCGACGCTGACACTGGATCTGCAGCCGGGAGTCAAGTTGCCCGCCAACGCGATTGCGCGCATCGGGCAGACGAGCTTGCTGGGTACTCAGCATGTCGAGCTGGATACGCCGCCCGATCCGTCGCCGGAGCCGCTGCGCAACGGTGCGACCATCCCGCTGAAGAACTCGCAATCGTTCCCCACCACCGAGCGCACCCTGGCCAGCATCGCCACCGTGCTGCGCGGCGGCGGTATCCCGAACCTGGAAGTGATCCAGACCGAGGTCGCCAACATCCTGTCGGGCAACGCCGACCAGATCCGCGACTTCCTGGGCAAGCTGGACACCTTCACCCAGCAGCTCAACGCGCAGCGCGAGGACCTGACCCGGGCCATCGACTCGACCAACGAGCTGTTGCAGATCGTGGCGAGCCGTAACAACACCCTGGATCGGGTGTTGACCGAATTCCCGCCGCTGATCAAGTATTTCGCGGATTCCCGGGACAAGCTGACCGGCGCCGTCGAAGCGTTGGGCCGGTTCAGCAATGTCACCGCCAACACGCTGTCGGCGGCACGGGCTGATCTCGACACCAACCTGCAGATGCTGCAGCGGCCGCTCAAGCAGCTGGGCAAGGCCGGGCCGTACATGCTCGATGCGCTCAAGCTGGTGATCACCGCGCCGTACCCGGTGGACAACATCCCGAAGGTGATCCGGGGTGACTACATCAACACCTCGGCCACGTTCGACCTGACGTTGTCCTCGATCGACAATGCATTCCTGACCGGTACCGGTGTCTCCGGAATGCTGCGTGCTCTCGAGCAGGCGTGGGGTCGCGACCCGCAGACGATGATCCCGGATGTGCGGTTCACGCCGCACCCGAACATGGCTGAGGGTGGACCGTATGTCGAGCGCGGCGAGTGA
- a CDS encoding MCE family protein — protein sequence MLTRFIKTQLVIFGVLTVVALLVLGVYFLRLPTLAGVGQYTLKADLPSSGGLYATANVTYRGVTIGRVTNVEPTETGVRATMSISDKYKIPLDASANVHSVSAVGEQYLDLVSDSGNAGKYFAAGQTITKSTVPQEIGPALDAANKGLAALPADKIPVLLNETALAVGGLGPSLQRLVDGTQAIVGDFKTNIADVNDIIANSAPVVDSQVNSSSAISQWAANLNSIASQTAAQDQALRSGLSQAGPTADAVTAVFSDVREALPQTLANLEIILDMLKRYNKGVEQALVLLPQGASVAQAVSAPYPHQAALDFALTINQPPPCLTGFLPASQWRAPADLSRKPVENGLYCKIPKDTPANVVRGARNFPCVDVPGKRAATPEECRSNEPYTPLGTNPWYGDPNQVLTCPAPAARCDQPVNPGTVIPAPTINNGMNPLPADLLPPPSANPVTSDPLTPPGTGTVQCNGQQPNPCTYTPAAGNAAVYNPQSGELVGPDGVKYSVKNSSSTGDDGWKEMLAPAG from the coding sequence ATGTTGACCCGCTTCATCAAGACGCAGCTCGTCATCTTCGGCGTGCTGACCGTGGTCGCACTGCTGGTGCTCGGCGTGTATTTCCTGCGCCTGCCGACGCTGGCCGGTGTCGGGCAGTACACGCTGAAGGCCGACCTGCCGTCCTCAGGCGGCCTGTACGCCACCGCCAACGTCACCTATCGCGGTGTCACGATCGGCCGGGTGACCAACGTCGAGCCCACCGAGACCGGTGTCCGCGCGACGATGAGCATCAGCGACAAGTACAAGATCCCGCTCGATGCCTCCGCCAATGTCCATTCGGTGTCGGCGGTCGGCGAGCAGTACCTGGATCTGGTGTCGGACAGCGGCAACGCCGGAAAGTACTTCGCGGCGGGACAGACGATCACCAAGAGCACCGTCCCGCAGGAGATCGGGCCGGCGCTGGACGCGGCGAACAAGGGCCTGGCCGCGTTGCCTGCCGACAAGATTCCGGTGCTGCTCAACGAAACCGCCTTGGCGGTGGGCGGTTTGGGCCCGTCGCTGCAGCGGTTGGTCGACGGCACGCAGGCGATCGTCGGTGATTTCAAGACGAACATCGCCGACGTCAACGACATCATCGCGAACTCGGCGCCGGTGGTGGACAGCCAGGTGAACTCCTCCAGTGCGATTTCGCAGTGGGCGGCCAACCTGAACTCCATCGCCTCGCAGACCGCTGCGCAGGATCAGGCGTTGCGCAGTGGGCTGAGTCAGGCCGGCCCGACCGCCGATGCGGTGACCGCGGTGTTCAGCGATGTCCGAGAGGCGCTGCCCCAGACGCTGGCGAACCTCGAGATCATCCTGGACATGCTCAAGCGCTACAACAAGGGCGTGGAGCAGGCGCTGGTGCTGCTGCCGCAGGGCGCCTCGGTGGCCCAGGCGGTGTCGGCACCGTATCCGCACCAGGCCGCGCTGGACTTCGCGCTCACGATCAACCAGCCGCCGCCGTGTCTGACCGGCTTCCTGCCGGCCAGCCAGTGGCGTGCCCCGGCGGATCTGTCGCGCAAGCCGGTGGAGAACGGGCTGTACTGCAAGATCCCCAAGGACACCCCGGCGAACGTGGTGCGCGGCGCGCGGAACTTCCCCTGCGTCGACGTCCCGGGTAAGCGGGCCGCGACGCCAGAGGAGTGCCGCAGCAACGAGCCCTACACGCCGCTGGGCACCAACCCCTGGTACGGCGACCCCAACCAGGTGCTGACCTGCCCGGCGCCGGCCGCTCGATGCGACCAGCCGGTGAACCCGGGTACGGTGATACCGGCACCGACGATCAACAACGGGATGAACCCGTTGCCGGCGGACCTGCTGCCGCCCCCGTCGGCCAACCCCGTCACCAGCGACCCGCTGACACCGCCGGGGACGGGGACGGTCCAATGCAACGGACAGCAACCCAATCCGTGCACCTACACGCCGGCAGCCGGCAACGCGGCCGTCTATAACCCGCAGAGCGGTGAGTTGGTCGGTCCTGACGGTGTGAAGTACAGCGTCAAGAACTCGAGCAGTACAGGAGACGACGGATGGAAGGAGATGCTGGCTCCGGCCGGCTGA
- a CDS encoding Mce protein: MEGDAGSGRLTPPPGDDAERSEAEESSQSATGDDEASQAAESYFAEAAPPQASRLASRGWLVAVSVVLLIAAAGVATGGYFALRSHQSSVATARAEQAAVAAAVDCVTATQAPDASAMEASQRKIIECATGGFGAQATLYSGLLVDAYQAAKVQVQVSNMRAAVERHNDDGSMDVLVALRVKVSNTEAQGQEQGYRLRVKMMPDNGTYKIADLAQVSK, from the coding sequence ATGGAAGGAGATGCTGGCTCCGGCCGGCTGACCCCCCCGCCGGGCGACGATGCCGAGCGCAGCGAGGCTGAGGAGTCGTCGCAATCGGCCACCGGCGACGACGAGGCCTCGCAGGCGGCGGAATCATATTTCGCTGAGGCGGCGCCACCGCAGGCGTCCCGGCTGGCCAGTCGAGGCTGGCTGGTCGCGGTCAGCGTTGTTCTCCTGATCGCGGCCGCCGGTGTGGCGACCGGCGGGTACTTCGCCCTGCGGTCCCACCAGAGCAGTGTCGCCACTGCGCGGGCCGAGCAGGCTGCCGTCGCTGCGGCGGTGGACTGCGTGACGGCCACGCAGGCCCCGGACGCCAGCGCGATGGAAGCCAGCCAGCGCAAGATCATCGAGTGCGCCACCGGCGGATTCGGCGCGCAGGCCACGCTGTACAGCGGGTTGCTGGTCGACGCCTACCAGGCCGCCAAGGTTCAGGTCCAGGTGTCCAACATGCGTGCCGCGGTGGAACGCCACAATGACGACGGGTCGATGGATGTGCTTGTGGCCCTTCGGGTGAAGGTTTCCAACACCGAAGCCCAGGGCCAGGAGCAGGGCTACCGGCTGCGGGTGAAGATGATGCCCGACAACGGGACCTACAAGATCGCCGATCTCGCCCAGGTGAGTAAGTGA
- a CDS encoding RDD family protein: MTDGDDIEVSAEFLDTLADVPAVQKAGWGARAGAFGVDVLVPVGVLATLMLVAWSAPLRGWLWWLTVSAAGLVFLAAAINRWVLPSLRGTTLGRSLFGITIVTRTGARVGPWRLLLRDIAHLLDTVPVFVGWLWPLWDSRGRTFADFLTRTEVRRVMGERPDRRWLAGAVLTGAAVIALTAAGLNYLTVYRHDHATDTARAQIAAQGPKIVENMLSYDAASVDADFARARDLVTDAYRPQLVAQQDAVRKAGPVDNDYWVTNSAVLTNTPNSAVMLLLMQGQRGAAPKQRLITATVRATFEKAADGRWRVSNISVLAKPNPTGQGQGR, translated from the coding sequence GTGACCGACGGCGACGATATCGAGGTCAGCGCCGAGTTCCTCGACACGCTCGCCGACGTACCAGCCGTGCAGAAGGCCGGATGGGGCGCGCGGGCCGGCGCCTTCGGCGTCGACGTGCTGGTTCCCGTCGGCGTGCTGGCAACCTTGATGCTCGTCGCTTGGTCGGCTCCGCTGCGCGGCTGGCTGTGGTGGCTGACGGTCAGCGCCGCAGGGCTGGTCTTCCTCGCGGCGGCGATCAACCGTTGGGTGCTGCCCTCGCTGCGGGGCACCACGTTGGGCCGCTCGCTGTTCGGGATCACGATCGTCACCCGGACCGGCGCCCGGGTGGGACCGTGGCGACTGCTGCTGCGCGATATCGCTCATCTGCTCGACACCGTTCCGGTCTTCGTGGGCTGGCTGTGGCCGCTGTGGGACTCGCGCGGCCGAACCTTCGCCGACTTCCTGACCCGTACCGAGGTGCGCCGTGTCATGGGGGAGCGCCCCGACCGCCGGTGGCTGGCCGGCGCCGTGCTGACCGGTGCGGCCGTCATCGCGTTGACCGCTGCGGGGCTGAACTATCTGACGGTGTACCGCCACGACCATGCGACCGACACCGCCCGGGCGCAGATCGCCGCCCAGGGACCCAAGATCGTCGAGAACATGCTCAGCTACGACGCGGCCAGCGTAGACGCCGACTTCGCCCGCGCCCGCGACCTGGTGACCGACGCCTATCGGCCGCAACTGGTCGCCCAGCAGGATGCGGTCCGCAAGGCGGGTCCCGTCGACAACGACTACTGGGTCACCAATAGCGCCGTCCTCACGAATACGCCGAATTCCGCGGTGATGCTACTGCTGATGCAGGGGCAGCGCGGCGCGGCGCCCAAGCAACGGCTGATCACCGCGACGGTGCGGGCCACCTTCGAGAAGGCCGCCGACGGCCGCTGGCGGGTGTCCAACATCTCGGTGCTGGCCAAACCGAATCCCACCGGCCAGGGGCAGGGCCGATGA